One genomic segment of Desulfomicrobium sp. ZS1 includes these proteins:
- a CDS encoding ATP-binding protein, whose amino-acid sequence MNLSEYYNTVMELSHGIVVTLDEGGRIIHGNSRFEALSGYEIGSIAGRDWFELCVDAKRVDMSRETFAGIVEAGTLAFMKGSLMARDGRKVYIDWNMKPLFDSHHSLVSVLCVGQDVTAHVLRQHELLHEHGRLVALNKELSCLHAMNRIVSNMDSELPDILREILAIIPPSFQHPESTGVRLLLDGEVLISGKFAPDASCRLEQEVVVQRVKRGHLSVSLSGSAEDGTAYAFLPTESELLGALAKHVGWIIAKREALSTKRNLERQLQHADRLAKIGQFAAGVAHELNEPLANILGFAQLAEQTPGLPAQAMKDLDSIIKAALHSREVIKKLMIFGRQVPLRKTLIDLNQVIRDSLYFIEMSASRGKVEVRMNLAEGLPTIMADPQHLKQVIVNLVVNGIHAMPGGGVLTIETLSFKDDVYLLVSDSGVGMTPEVMRQIFNPFFTTKDVDQGTGLGLAVVHGIVHAHGGVIEVESEPGRGTRFEITFPCGGSVREMNPAIDDK is encoded by the coding sequence ATGAATCTTTCCGAATATTACAATACCGTCATGGAACTCAGCCACGGCATTGTCGTCACCCTGGACGAGGGCGGGCGGATCATCCATGGAAATTCGCGCTTCGAGGCGCTTTCCGGCTACGAGATAGGCTCCATTGCCGGTCGGGATTGGTTTGAGCTTTGCGTGGATGCCAAGCGCGTTGACATGTCCCGGGAAACTTTCGCCGGGATCGTCGAGGCCGGGACGCTCGCGTTCATGAAAGGCTCTCTCATGGCCAGGGATGGCCGCAAGGTGTATATCGACTGGAACATGAAGCCTCTGTTTGATTCCCATCACAGTCTGGTCAGCGTTCTTTGCGTCGGCCAGGATGTCACGGCCCATGTGCTGCGCCAGCATGAACTGCTGCACGAACACGGCCGGCTGGTGGCCCTCAACAAGGAGTTGTCCTGCCTGCACGCCATGAATCGCATCGTCTCGAACATGGACAGTGAGCTGCCGGACATTCTGCGCGAGATACTGGCCATCATCCCCCCTTCGTTTCAGCATCCCGAGTCCACGGGCGTGCGGCTGCTCCTCGATGGCGAGGTGCTGATCAGCGGGAAATTCGCGCCCGATGCCTCGTGCCGTCTGGAGCAGGAGGTGGTGGTGCAGAGGGTGAAGCGCGGGCACCTCAGCGTCAGCCTGTCAGGCAGCGCCGAGGATGGAACGGCCTACGCCTTTTTGCCTACCGAATCCGAACTTCTTGGAGCCCTGGCCAAGCATGTCGGCTGGATCATCGCCAAGCGCGAAGCCCTGTCGACCAAGAGGAATCTTGAACGCCAATTGCAGCACGCCGACCGGCTGGCCAAGATCGGCCAGTTCGCGGCCGGAGTGGCGCATGAGTTGAACGAGCCCCTGGCCAATATCCTCGGGTTCGCGCAGCTGGCCGAACAGACCCCGGGCCTTCCGGCGCAGGCCATGAAGGATCTGGACAGCATCATCAAGGCGGCCCTGCACAGCCGCGAGGTGATCAAGAAGCTGATGATCTTCGGTCGTCAGGTGCCTTTGCGAAAAACCTTGATCGATTTGAATCAGGTCATCCGTGATTCCCTGTATTTTATCGAGATGAGCGCATCCCGGGGCAAGGTCGAGGTGCGCATGAACCTGGCCGAAGGCCTGCCGACGATCATGGCCGACCCGCAGCATCTGAAGCAGGTCATCGTCAATCTGGTGGTCAACGGAATCCACGCCATGCCCGGGGGCGGGGTCTTGACCATAGAAACCCTGTCTTTCAAGGATGACGTCTACCTTCTGGTCAGCGACAGCGGAGTGGGCATGACCCCGGAAGTCATGCGCCAGATTTTCAATCCGTTCTTCACAACCAAGGACGTGGATCAGGGCACGGGCCTTGGCCTTGCGGTGGTGCACGGGATCGTCCATGCCCACGGAGGAGTCATCGAAGTGGAGAGTGAACCGGGCCGCGGCACGCGTTTCGAGATCACCTTCCCATGCGGCGGGAGCGTGCGTGAAATGAATCCGGCCATCGACGACAAATAA
- a CDS encoding sulfite exporter TauE/SafE family protein produces the protein MGFFKDWGAFMVEGSRSFARWEVENARIIMGDKKRIWLLCLMLIPAVLGGWAYADEIGQALPSVIGGKEAYSPSFYSLYIFFVSIFIGVGAGLISGCIGAGGGFIIAPALMSAGVKGILAVGTDLFHIFAKAIMGSVLHRKMGNVSVPLAFVFLIGAIIGTTVGAGINRALYNINPVLSDAFITTVYTVMLGFLGFYGMYDYWSAKKAVQSGGAHDTSEGAGMTGIAKKLQSVNLPPMVSFDQGLIPGGRKISWIFLVLSGVLVGMAAGIMGVGGGFLTFPIFVYILGVSSLTTVGTDIFQIVFTAGYGAITQYAIYGFIFYTLAMGMLLGSLLGIQVGALVTKVVPGITIRGFFALSVMAGFVNRFFALPKKMVAMGYLPESLAGFTSVMDTVGMYLFFIVISLFGIWVFGAFFKNIKTLKYED, from the coding sequence ATGGGATTCTTTAAAGATTGGGGAGCATTCATGGTGGAGGGCTCGCGGTCCTTTGCCCGGTGGGAAGTGGAAAACGCCCGAATCATCATGGGCGACAAGAAACGGATCTGGCTGCTGTGCCTCATGCTCATTCCTGCCGTGCTTGGCGGATGGGCCTATGCCGATGAAATCGGCCAGGCTTTGCCGAGCGTGATTGGCGGAAAAGAAGCCTACAGTCCTTCCTTTTACAGCCTGTATATTTTCTTTGTGTCGATTTTCATTGGCGTGGGTGCGGGTCTCATTTCAGGCTGCATCGGCGCAGGCGGCGGCTTCATTATCGCCCCGGCACTCATGAGCGCGGGCGTCAAGGGCATCCTGGCCGTCGGCACGGACCTCTTTCACATTTTTGCCAAGGCCATCATGGGCAGCGTCCTGCATCGCAAGATGGGCAACGTGTCCGTGCCCCTGGCTTTCGTCTTTCTCATCGGCGCCATCATCGGCACGACAGTGGGCGCGGGCATCAACCGTGCGCTCTACAATATCAATCCGGTTTTGAGCGACGCCTTCATCACCACCGTGTACACGGTCATGCTCGGCTTCCTGGGTTTTTACGGCATGTACGACTACTGGAGCGCCAAGAAGGCCGTTCAGTCGGGCGGCGCGCATGACACCAGCGAAGGCGCCGGCATGACGGGCATCGCCAAGAAACTGCAGTCCGTCAATTTGCCGCCCATGGTCTCTTTCGACCAGGGCCTCATTCCCGGCGGGCGCAAGATCTCCTGGATCTTTCTGGTCCTCTCCGGCGTGCTGGTCGGCATGGCTGCGGGCATCATGGGCGTTGGCGGCGGCTTCCTGACCTTCCCCATTTTTGTCTACATCCTGGGCGTCTCTTCGCTCACCACCGTCGGCACGGACATCTTCCAGATCGTGTTCACGGCTGGTTACGGCGCCATCACCCAGTACGCCATCTACGGCTTCATCTTCTACACCCTGGCCATGGGCATGCTGCTCGGTTCCCTGCTCGGCATCCAGGTCGGCGCCCTGGTGACCAAGGTCGTGCCCGGCATCACCATTCGCGGCTTCTTCGCCCTTTCGGTCATGGCCGGTTTCGTCAACCGCTTCTTCGCCCTGCCCAAGAAGATGGTCGCCATGGGCTATCTGCCCGAGTCCCTGGCCGGTTTCACCTCGGTCATGGACACGGTGGGCATGTACCTGTTCTTCATCGTCATCTCCCTGTTCGGCATCTGGGTATTCGGAGCATTTTTCAAGAATATCAAGACACTGAAGTACGAGGACTAA
- a CDS encoding response regulator, with product MAESILLIDDETQFLVTMAKRLHKRGFLVREAGSGLEGLQELEVEPADVVVLDVGMPGMDGIQVLREIKLRFPQVQVLMLTGHADMEVAISGMAMGAFDYLMKPVELDVLVGKIREACSRSRKAGERRGLE from the coding sequence ATGGCTGAAAGCATTCTTCTTATCGACGACGAGACGCAGTTCCTGGTCACCATGGCCAAACGCCTGCATAAAAGGGGTTTTCTCGTCCGGGAGGCCGGCAGCGGCCTGGAGGGGTTGCAAGAGCTTGAGGTGGAACCCGCCGATGTGGTAGTCCTTGATGTAGGAATGCCCGGCATGGACGGCATTCAGGTCTTGCGGGAGATAAAGTTGCGTTTTCCGCAGGTGCAGGTGCTCATGCTGACCGGGCACGCCGACATGGAAGTCGCCATTTCGGGCATGGCCATGGGCGCGTTCGACTATCTGATGAAGCCGGTGGAGCTTGATGTCCTGGTCGGCAAAATCCGGGAGGCCTGTTCCCGGAGCAGGAAAGCGGGTGAGAGGCGCGGGTTGGAGTAA
- a CDS encoding response regulator, whose product MTDANILLVDDDAQFIEIMKKRLTMRSMEVFHAGSGEEALQKLALHGEIEVVILDVKLPGRSGIEMLQLIKQQFPLVEVIMLTGHATVESAIDGMRLGASDYLMKPCSIDVLVEKVKEAVEKKRRHEEKIVDARVREIASRRT is encoded by the coding sequence GTGACCGACGCCAATATCTTGCTTGTCGATGACGATGCGCAGTTCATCGAAATCATGAAGAAACGCCTGACCATGCGGAGCATGGAAGTGTTTCACGCAGGCAGCGGCGAAGAGGCCTTGCAGAAGCTTGCGCTGCATGGCGAAATCGAGGTTGTCATCCTTGACGTGAAGCTGCCCGGACGCAGCGGCATCGAGATGCTGCAGCTCATCAAGCAGCAATTTCCTCTGGTGGAAGTGATCATGCTGACCGGACACGCCACCGTGGAATCGGCCATCGACGGCATGCGGCTGGGGGCTTCGGATTATCTGATGAAGCCATGCAGCATCGATGTGCTGGTCGAAAAGGTCAAGGAAGCGGTGGAGAAAAAGCGCAGGCATGAAGAGAAGATCGTCGACGCACGGGTTCGGGAGATCGCCAGTCGCCGAACGTAG
- a CDS encoding tol-pal system YbgF family protein, with protein sequence MISRRDLLFGMARRLRESGGDKPVSGIGADIGAADAAYVRKDYGAARDLYKEVLKENRAHKEARIRQGMCHYHLGEYVQAKDQLLMVVKQHPGDYLVCLYLGLAYARREQLEKCMDVWKGFVDRDHIAVMREINVHRALFETGEPLTGAEVAEAVEKALTQA encoded by the coding sequence ATGATCTCAAGACGCGACCTTCTTTTCGGCATGGCCCGCCGCCTGCGCGAGTCGGGTGGGGACAAGCCTGTTTCCGGCATCGGCGCTGATATCGGCGCCGCCGATGCGGCCTATGTGCGCAAGGACTATGGCGCCGCCCGCGACCTGTATAAGGAAGTGCTCAAGGAAAACCGCGCCCACAAGGAGGCCCGGATCAGACAGGGGATGTGCCATTATCATCTGGGTGAATACGTGCAGGCCAAGGACCAGTTGCTGATGGTCGTCAAGCAGCATCCCGGCGATTATCTGGTCTGCCTTTATTTAGGCTTGGCCTATGCCCGGCGCGAGCAGCTTGAGAAGTGCATGGATGTCTGGAAGGGATTTGTGGATCGCGATCACATCGCGGTCATGCGCGAAATCAACGTGCATCGCGCTCTTTTTGAAACCGGCGAACCCTTGACCGGAGCAGAGGTGGCCGAAGCCGTGGAAAAGGCGCTGACGCAAGCGTAG
- a CDS encoding FG-GAP-like repeat-containing protein translates to MFKRLLINLAVLLLCAAPALAQEAKTFAVLPFGVHGPQEYQYLSQGIQSMLTTRLTWPENFTPVDAGAIKKAAASLPADAASAEKIRQTLGVDYLVWGSLTVMGQECSLDVNTLDPQGQNIPRPTQSTLSQVIPSLETVAKDINSQVFGKPESAVAKAEPVVTPMNEALIVNETKAGTAYANPSLKYEDTDTSMGRWRSQTLPFASRGMVVCDGDGDGKNEIFMLTDSTLIAYQLTNGEMRQVAEVDLPKNRNYLRLNSIDINRDGRHELVVASAIDQKPSSLIAEFDGKLSIAEDSIPYFLGVLNMPPSFMPMLVGQGVGKAKYMQSSIHQMIKSGGKFELGPTISLPQGGNVFNVTFLPFEDSHQILMIDDYDRMRVFSSTESLLTVTEETYAGSNLGVEYHPAALGLKAPDAKHSPQYTVYFPLRGIPCNLDKDNRYELIISRNISVSAQMFSNYRDYPQGEMHSLYWDGVGMSLEWKTSRIKGTIADYALADMDNDGILDLVVNINSHTGMTGTAKKKTMVVAYPLDLSQANGKVQKTEQ, encoded by the coding sequence ATGTTCAAGAGACTTCTCATCAACCTCGCCGTCCTGCTTCTTTGCGCCGCCCCGGCCCTGGCCCAGGAGGCCAAGACCTTCGCGGTGCTGCCCTTTGGGGTGCATGGACCGCAGGAGTATCAATATTTGAGCCAGGGCATTCAAAGCATGCTGACCACGCGTCTGACCTGGCCCGAAAATTTCACTCCTGTTGATGCCGGGGCAATCAAAAAGGCCGCAGCGAGCCTTCCCGCCGACGCAGCCTCCGCCGAAAAGATCCGCCAGACGCTGGGCGTGGATTATCTGGTCTGGGGATCTCTGACCGTCATGGGCCAGGAATGCAGCCTGGACGTCAACACCCTGGACCCGCAAGGCCAGAACATCCCCCGCCCGACGCAGTCGACCTTAAGCCAGGTCATCCCGAGCCTGGAAACCGTGGCGAAAGACATCAACTCCCAGGTCTTCGGCAAGCCCGAATCCGCCGTGGCCAAGGCCGAGCCCGTGGTCACGCCCATGAACGAAGCCCTTATCGTCAATGAAACCAAGGCAGGCACGGCCTACGCCAACCCGTCCCTCAAATATGAAGACACCGACACCTCCATGGGCCGCTGGCGCAGCCAGACACTGCCTTTCGCTTCACGCGGGATGGTGGTGTGTGATGGGGACGGGGACGGAAAGAACGAAATCTTCATGCTTACGGACAGCACGCTGATCGCTTACCAGTTAACCAACGGCGAAATGCGGCAAGTGGCAGAAGTGGATTTGCCCAAAAACCGCAACTATCTGCGTCTGAACAGCATCGACATCAACCGCGACGGGCGCCACGAGCTGGTCGTCGCCAGCGCCATCGACCAGAAGCCCTCTTCCTTGATAGCGGAATTCGACGGCAAACTCTCCATCGCCGAAGACAGTATCCCCTATTTTCTGGGCGTGCTGAACATGCCCCCATCCTTCATGCCGATGCTGGTCGGCCAGGGCGTGGGCAAAGCCAAGTACATGCAGAGCAGCATCCACCAGATGATCAAATCAGGCGGAAAATTCGAACTTGGCCCCACTATCAGCCTGCCGCAGGGCGGCAACGTCTTCAACGTGACATTCCTGCCTTTTGAAGACAGCCACCAGATCCTCATGATCGACGATTACGACCGTATGCGCGTGTTCAGTTCCACCGAATCGCTCCTGACCGTTACCGAAGAGACATATGCGGGGTCGAATCTCGGCGTCGAATACCACCCGGCTGCCCTTGGCCTGAAAGCGCCCGACGCGAAGCATTCCCCGCAATACACCGTCTACTTCCCATTGCGCGGCATCCCCTGCAACCTGGACAAGGACAACCGCTACGAGCTGATCATCAGCCGCAACATTTCCGTCTCGGCCCAAATGTTCTCCAACTATCGCGATTACCCGCAGGGTGAAATGCACAGCCTCTACTGGGACGGCGTGGGCATGAGCCTGGAGTGGAAAACTTCCCGCATCAAAGGGACCATCGCCGACTACGCCTTGGCCGACATGGACAACGACGGCATTCTTGATCTGGTGGTCAACATCAACTCGCACACCGGCATGACCGGCACGGCAAAGAAGAAGACCATGGTGGTGGCTTACCCCTTAGATCTCTCCCAAGCGAATGGGAAAGTTCAAAAAACTGAACAGTAA
- a CDS encoding outer membrane homotrimeric porin: MKRFALVALVAALLFSMVTSASATELKVRGNIDVYGMWSANLKDFDSDKADGDNYTTNQRMRTYFDYVASENLKAVLGLEIDNDWGADSASDWGTDGKGNIEVKHAYLDFNFPDTQVNVKAGLQYVALPSIFGNPVFEDDAAAIVVSAPVNDMFAVAVGYTRGIDGSTSFSAGEGEDKDDKDMAFIAAPVTLDGFSIAPYFGYAWIGENVDNTAAYWTINSTADNVLVPASEGDLTDDATVWVLGANAELTMFDPLTFAADLIYGELENDDYETKGWYGALAASYKMDIMTATLFTTYFSGADEDGDEDNYLPTLSEGWGLTPYIGGVRAFSTSWDTFSGIDADMNLASWVVGLKLAKIQFIDKLSHDLTIAYAMGTNDEDATNADGDHYAFDEEDSAWEVYFVNKYMIYENLAAINELGFFAPEFDDAEEDNSYFATVGFQYKF; encoded by the coding sequence ATGAAACGTTTTGCTCTCGTAGCCCTGGTCGCCGCCCTGCTGTTCAGCATGGTCACCAGCGCTTCCGCCACCGAACTGAAAGTTCGTGGCAACATCGACGTGTACGGTATGTGGTCCGCCAACCTGAAGGATTTCGATTCCGACAAGGCTGATGGCGACAACTACACCACCAACCAGCGCATGCGCACATACTTTGACTACGTAGCCAGTGAAAACCTCAAGGCCGTCCTTGGCCTGGAAATCGACAACGATTGGGGTGCTGACTCCGCTTCCGACTGGGGCACCGACGGCAAGGGCAACATCGAAGTGAAGCACGCCTACCTGGACTTCAACTTCCCTGACACCCAGGTCAACGTCAAAGCCGGTCTGCAGTACGTAGCCCTGCCCAGCATCTTCGGAAACCCCGTCTTCGAAGATGACGCTGCCGCCATCGTTGTCAGCGCTCCTGTCAACGATATGTTCGCAGTTGCTGTCGGCTACACCCGTGGCATTGATGGTAGCACCTCTTTCTCCGCCGGTGAAGGCGAAGACAAAGACGACAAGGACATGGCTTTTATCGCCGCCCCTGTCACCCTTGATGGCTTCAGCATCGCGCCTTACTTTGGCTATGCTTGGATCGGTGAAAATGTAGATAACACGGCTGCGTACTGGACCATCAACTCCACCGCTGATAACGTGTTGGTGCCCGCCAGCGAAGGGGATTTAACTGACGATGCAACCGTTTGGGTACTGGGCGCCAATGCCGAACTGACCATGTTCGATCCTCTGACCTTCGCCGCTGACCTGATCTATGGCGAGTTGGAAAACGACGATTACGAAACCAAGGGTTGGTACGGCGCTCTGGCCGCTTCCTACAAGATGGACATCATGACCGCCACCCTGTTCACCACCTACTTCTCCGGTGCTGACGAAGATGGCGACGAAGACAACTACCTGCCGACTCTGTCCGAAGGTTGGGGCCTGACTCCTTACATCGGCGGCGTTCGCGCTTTCAGCACCTCTTGGGATACCTTCTCCGGTATTGATGCCGACATGAACCTGGCTTCCTGGGTTGTCGGTCTGAAGCTCGCCAAGATCCAGTTCATCGACAAGCTGTCCCACGACCTGACCATCGCTTACGCCATGGGCACTAACGATGAAGATGCCACCAATGCTGACGGCGATCACTATGCCTTCGACGAAGAAGATTCCGCTTGGGAAGTGTACTTTGTCAACAAGTACATGATCTATGAAAACCTGGCCGCCATCAACGAACTGGGCTTTTTCGCCCCTGAGTTCGACGACGCCGAAGAAGACAATTCCTACTTCGCCACCGTCGGCTTCCAGTACAAGTTCTAA
- a CDS encoding outer membrane homotrimeric porin produces the protein MRFSVGCQMFLKTQRLKEEVVKTRFILHCAASIVLCAVLAASASATELKVRGNLDVYGMWSTNLKDHNSEVSDADNYMTTQRMRTYFDYVANENLKAVLGLEIDNVWGDNLDNVGGDWGTDGKGNIEVKHAYMDFTLPESQVNIKAGLQYVALPSVFGNPVFENDAAALVVSAPLTDMLGLAVGYSRGVDGSYNTASAESNSPLYGENKDDVDMAFLLAPIKLDGFAVSPYVAYAWLGQNTLHADLDGDGVFDVMATDDATALVFGANAELTMFDPLTFAADFIYGQSNWQYEDSDIDSDGWYAALAASYKFDVLTATLFTTYATGFSDVSDDDIGVLPTLAEGWGLSPYIGGVRAFSTTYDSFATDTLGVGSDGTGLWTMGLVLDNISFVDKLSHTLVLAYAQGTSDEDSIALFTEEDSGVEAYLVNKYMIYENLAAINELGYFSGSSEDLEDLDYDLDASYFATLGFSYKF, from the coding sequence ATGCGTTTTTCTGTCGGCTGTCAGATGTTTTTAAAAACACAAAGGTTAAAGGAGGAAGTTGTGAAAACACGTTTTATCTTGCACTGCGCGGCATCGATTGTGCTGTGCGCCGTCCTGGCTGCCAGCGCGTCGGCTACGGAACTGAAAGTTCGTGGCAACCTGGATGTCTACGGCATGTGGTCCACCAATCTTAAGGACCATAACTCCGAAGTCAGCGATGCCGACAACTACATGACCACCCAGCGCATGCGCACCTACTTCGACTATGTCGCCAACGAAAACCTCAAGGCCGTCCTGGGCCTGGAAATCGACAACGTCTGGGGCGACAATTTGGACAACGTCGGCGGCGACTGGGGCACAGATGGCAAGGGCAATATCGAAGTGAAGCACGCTTACATGGACTTCACCCTCCCGGAAAGCCAGGTCAACATCAAGGCCGGCCTCCAGTACGTGGCCCTACCCAGCGTCTTCGGCAACCCTGTTTTTGAAAATGATGCTGCCGCTCTGGTGGTCAGCGCACCCCTCACCGACATGCTTGGCTTGGCCGTCGGCTACTCACGTGGCGTAGATGGTAGTTATAACACCGCAAGCGCTGAGAGCAATTCTCCGCTTTACGGCGAGAATAAAGATGACGTCGATATGGCCTTCCTGCTCGCCCCCATCAAACTTGATGGGTTTGCCGTTAGTCCGTACGTCGCATATGCGTGGTTAGGTCAAAACACGCTGCATGCCGATCTGGATGGCGATGGCGTTTTCGACGTCATGGCTACCGATGACGCCACCGCGTTGGTCTTTGGCGCCAATGCTGAACTGACCATGTTCGACCCACTGACCTTTGCCGCCGACTTCATCTACGGCCAGTCAAACTGGCAATACGAAGATTCTGACATTGACTCCGACGGCTGGTATGCCGCCCTAGCAGCATCTTATAAATTTGACGTGCTGACCGCCACCCTGTTTACCACCTATGCTACTGGCTTTTCCGATGTATCTGACGACGACATTGGTGTTCTTCCAACTCTCGCAGAAGGCTGGGGCCTGAGCCCGTACATCGGCGGCGTGCGAGCTTTCAGCACGACATATGACTCTTTTGCCACAGACACCTTGGGTGTCGGCTCCGATGGCACGGGTCTTTGGACCATGGGCCTCGTGCTGGACAACATCTCCTTCGTGGACAAGCTGTCTCACACGCTGGTCCTTGCCTATGCCCAGGGCACTAGTGACGAAGACTCCATAGCCCTTTTCACCGAAGAGGATTCCGGTGTTGAGGCGTACCTGGTCAACAAATACATGATCTACGAAAACCTGGCCGCCATCAACGAACTGGGCTACTTCTCCGGCTCCAGCGAAGATCTGGAAGATCTCGACTACGACCTCGACGCTTCCTACTTCGCAACCCTCGGCTTTTCGTACAAGTTCTAG